The genomic segment GGACCGACAGCCATTGCGGCTTCGAATGCGATCTGGCCGGTGATGACGAGGCGCAGCTTCTGGCAATCCCGCGCAAGCAGCGCGCTGAAGTGCGGAAGGGTCTGGATGCCGATCTGACGGTCCATGTCGGAACCGGCGCGGAAGATCGCGCCGCGCATTATGCGGTCTATGCCGAAAGCGTGCGCAATCTGGGTACGCCCGTCTTCCCGCGCTCTCTGTTCGAAGCGATGCTCGACGGGTTGGACGCGGATATTCTGACGATCCGCCATCAAGGGGCGCCGGTCGCCAGCGTGCTGTCCTTCTATCACGGCGGCGCCGTGCTGCCCTATTGGGGCGGCGGGACATTCGGCGCGCGGAGCCTGCGCGCCAATGACCGGATGTATTTCGAACTGATGCTGCACGCCCGTCGGCGCGGCTGCACACGGTTCGATTTCGGCCGATCCAAGACCAACAGCGGGGCGTGGCATTTCAAGAAGAACTGGGGTTTCGATCCGCAGCCGCTCGCCTATGCCAGCTGGACGGCGCCGGGCGCGGAAAAGCGCGATGTCGATCCCACCAGCGCCCGCCATGCAGCCCGCATCGCCCTGTGGCGGCGCCTGCCGCTGGCCGTTGCCAACCGGCTCGGGCCGGTGATCGCGCGGGGGCTGGGATGAGCGGCGAGATCCTGTTTCTGGCCCATCGCATGCCGTTCCCGCCCGACCGCGGGGACAAGATCCGCTCTCACCATGTGCTCAAGGCATTGGCGGAACTCGCACCGGTGCATGTCGCCACCTTCGCGGATACGGCTGCGGATTGGGACCATGAGGGCGAACTGGCGCAGGTTGCGGCCAGCCACTGCCTTGTGAAGCGCCGGAAACCACTGGCTCTGGCCGGTGTGCAAGCTCTGCTGCGGGGGGAGCCCGTGAGCCTCACTGCTTTCAACAGCGCGCGCCTTGCCCGTTATGTCGATGACATTCTGCGCAATCGGCCGATCTCGGCGATCTACGTCTTTTCGGGGCAGATGGGGCAATATGTCCCCGTGGAGTTCGATGGCAGGCTGGTGGTCGATCTGGTGGATGTCGATTCCGCCAAATTCGATGCCTATGCGCAAGGCCGGCACGGACCGCGCGCCTGGATCGATGCGCGGGAAGGGCGGTTGCTGCGGGCGGAGGAGGAACGGCTCGCCCACCTGGCCGCCGCGACCCTGCTGGTGAGCGAGGCTGAGGCCGAATTGCTCACCTCTCGCCTTTCCGCGCCGGGGCCTGCCAATGTCCGCGCGCTGGGCAACGGGATCGACACGAGGTTCTTCAATCCCGCCGCGACCTTGCCGGCCCTGTCGATGAAGGAAGAGCCGGGGCCGCATCTCGTCTTCACCGGACAGATGGATTACGCGCCCAATGTCGAGGCGGCGCTGCGCGCGAAAAGTCACATCCTGCCGGAACTGCAGCGGGACTGGCCACAGGCGCAGTTGCACATCGTCGGCCGCGCCCCCGTGCCTGAACTGCTGGCGCTGGATGGCACCGGTGGTGTCCGCATTTGGGGCGAAGTGCCTGATGTAAGGCCGTTTCTTGCCGGTGCGGATATCGCGCTGGTGGCTCTTTCCATCGCGCGTGGCGTACAGAACAAGGTGCTGGAAGCGATGGCTATGGCCCGCCCTGTCGTGCTGACACCCGGCGCGGCAACCGGCATCGGCGGGCAGGATAATGTCCACTTCGCGATTGGTGAAAGCGATCAGGCGCTTGTCGCACGGATCAAGGGCCTGCTCGCCAGCCCTCCGGCGGCGCGGGCGATGGGCGCTGCCGCGCGGCAATTCGTGATCGAACAGCGCGGATGGAAGGCAATGCTGGCCGATCTTCCGGCGATCATGGGCATGCCCCAGCCGGGCGAGGCACGGCGTGACGCAGCGTGAGGCCGTGATGCCGGGCGGAATGGCGGGCAATCTCCTGGCGCACTTGCCGGAGGACTGGCGATTGCCCCTGCTGCGTTTGGCCATTGCCTGGGTGGGCCTGACAGCATGGTTCTGGCACGACTGGGCCGAAATGGCGGACCAGTGGTGGAACAGCTCCACCTATAATCACATTCTGTTGGTGCCCGCGATTGTGGGCTGGCTCGTCTGGCTGCGGGCAAAGGAATTGGTCAAGCTGACTCCGAGCAGTTGGTGGCCGGGGTTGATCATCGTGGCCGGGGCCATGGCGCTATGGCTGCTGGGCGCGATTTCCGGCCTCAACCTGGTGCGCCAGCTTGGTGCCGTGGTGGCAATGCAGGGCGCAGTGGTCGCGCTAATCGGTCCGCGTGCCACAGCCGGGCTGGTGTTTCCGCTCGCCTATATGTTGTTCCTCGTCCCCTTTGGCGACGAGTTGGTCCCTGCCTTGCAGATGATCACCGCCAAGCTGACCATCGCCCTTGTCCATCTCAGCGGCATCCCGGCAGAGATCGAAGGGGTGTTCATCGACACACCCATCGGCCTGTTCGAAGTGGCGGAAGCCTGTTCAGGCGTGAAATTCCTGATCGCAATGGTCGCGCTCGGCACATTGGTAGCCCATATCTGCTTTGAGCGCTGGGGCAGGCGGGCGGCGTTTCTGGCAGTAGCGATCATCCTGCCCATCCTCGCCAATGGCGTGCGTGCATGGGGCACAATCTATATCGCGCAGTTTCAGGGCATCGAGTTTGCCAAGGGCTTCGATCACATCTTCTATGGCTGGGTATTCTTCGCCATCGTAATGGCGATCCTGCTCGCGATTGGCTGGCGCTTTTTCGATCGCGCGCCGGATGATGCGCTGATTCATGCCGATGATATCGCAGCTTCACCCTTGCTCGGCAGGCTCGCGGCCTGGCGCATGAACGGGTGGGGGGCGCTCGGCGCAATTGCCGCTCTTTCACTTCTGTCTGGCGCGTGGGCCGCACGGGCGGAGCAACTCGCCGCACCGGTTCCTCCGCAGGTCGCTTTGCCAGTGGTACCGGGCTGGACCGTGGTGGATTACGCGCCGCAGGTCTGGTGGCAGCCACGCGCAAGCGGCGCCGATCACCGCCTTTTGGGCCGCTATCGGGATAGTGAAGGGCATGAGGTGGATGTGTTTTATGCCTTCTATGCAGCACAGGATGAAGGGCGCGAGGCCGGGGCCTTCGGGCAGGGCGCCTTGGTGCCCGATACGGACTGGCGCTGGCTCAAGCCCGGGCCGCCGATTGCTGACGCCCAAGCCGATCTTCTGCTCGCTCAGGGCAGCGTGACGCGGCTCGCTGCAACCTTCTACCGCACGGGCGATCTGCTGACCGGTAGCAATTCGCGCCTCAAGCTTGCCAATATGCGTGACCGGTTGCTGGTCCATGCCGAACCGACCATGACCCTGATCCTCTCCGCCGAAGAACGACCGGGCCATCCCGCAGCCGAGAGCATCGCCGCCTTCCGCCGCGCCACTGGACCTACGGGCGAGTGGATGGACGGCATCGCGCAACTTCCCTAACCGCTAAGCCCATGTGCGGAATTGCCGGTATCTTTCATTGTCAGACGCCCAAGCCGGTCGATCCTGTGCGGGTGGAACGCATGTGCGAGGCGCTGGCCCATCGCGGGCCTGACGGGTCAGGCGTGTGGACCGCGCCGGGCGTCGGGTTGGGCCACAGGCGGCTTTCGATCATTGACCTCGCCGGTTCTCCGCAGCCGATGCAATCGGGCGATGGGGGGGCGGTGATCGTCTTCAACGGCGAAATCTATAATTTCCGCGAATTGCGCCGCGAGCTTGAGGCGGGCGGGGCGGAATTTCGCACGCATGGCGATACGGAAGTGATTCTTGCCGCCTGGCGCAAATGGGGCGTCGATTGCCTTGAGCACCTGCACGGCATGTTCGCCTTCGCGCTGTACGATCTGGCGGATCGCACCCTGTTCCTGGCGCGTGACCGACTGGGCGTGAAGCCGATCTTCATGGCACAGCTCAGCGATGGCAGCCTTGCCTTTGCATCTGAATTGAAGGGCTTGCTCGCCCATCCGATGCTGCGTCGCGAGGCTGATCCGCTGGCGATCGAGGATTATCTCACTTGGGGCTATGTGCCCGATCATCGTTCGATCCTGAAGGGTGTGGAGAAGCTGCCCGCTGGCCATTACCGGCTGCTGCGGCATGATGCATCGCCCGCCGCGCCGGTGAAATGGTGGGACGTCAGCTTTGCCGAGCGTCGCCGGAGTTCCGATGCCGATCTGGGCGCGGAACTGCTGCACCATCTGCGCGAGGCGGTGACGTCTCGCATGGTGTCCGATGTGCCGCTGGGCGCGTTCCTTTCCGGCGGGGTGGATAGTTCCAGTGTCGTCGCCCTTATGGCCGAAGCGAGCCGGGAGCCGGTGCGCACATGTTCCATCGGCTTCGATGTCGCGTCGGAGGATGAGACATCCTACGCCAGCGAAGTAGCCCGGCTGTTCGCGACCGATCATCGCAGCCGCACAGTCGCAGCGGACGATTTCGCGGAGCTGGACCGGCTTGCTTCCATGTTCGACGAGCCATTTGCGGATGCATCTGCCTTGCCGACATGGCGCGTATGCCAGTTGGCGCGCGAGCATGTTACCGTGGCTCTGTCCGGTGACGGGGCTGACGAGGCATTTGCCGGTTATCGGCGGCAGATATTCCAATCGCATGAAGAACGGGTGCGCTCGGTCCTTCCTGCGGCACTGCGTGGCCCTGTCTTCGGCACTCTGGGCGCGCTCTATCCCAAGGCAGACTGGGCGCCGCGTATGCTGCGGGCCAAGGCGACGTTCCAGGCCCTGTCGGTCAATGGTGAGGAGGCCTATGCCGCCGCCCTGGCAGTGAACCGGCCGGAATTGCGCACTTTGCTCTACAGCGACGATTTGCGCGGCAAGCTGGCGGGCTACCGGGCGGAGCGTCCCTTCGTGGACATGATGCGAGCGGCCCCGGCTCGTTCCGGGCTGGACCGGGCGCAATATGCCGATCTGAAATTCTGGCTGCCGGGCGACATCCTGACCAAAGTGGATCGAACCAGCATGGCGGTAAGCCTTGAGGCGCGTGAGCCTTTGCTGGACCATCGCCTGATCGAATTTGCCGCCACCCTGCCTGAGCGGATGCGAGTGCGCGGTAAACAGGGCAAGTGGCTGATGAAGCAGACCATGCGCCGTTACCTGCCGGATTCCATTCTTTTCCGCCCCAAACAGGGCTTCGTCACACCCATCGCCCAGTGGCTGCGCGGGCCGCTGGCGAGCGAGGCGAGGGGGATCGCCACCTCTGCCATGATAGCCCGGACAGGGTGGTTCGACGGGGCACGGATCGGCCGGATTGCGGAAGATCATATTGCCGGGAGGGCGGACCATTCACGGCTGTTGTGGCAGTTGCTGATGCTCGATCGCTCGCTGAACGGACTGGGAATTTCAGGCTGAAACAAGCCTGTCGCAAACGCCGCAACTGTCGAATCTGATTGGGGTTTTCCGCCAGGTTTGTTCCGATACGGGTCATTGCCTAGCATTATGGTAAACAAAACGTTTGCCAAGGGACTCCTGCTTGACGTAGATTCTTCAATGACTTCTGCGCAGAACATAACAAAAGCGCGGAAAACGGGGGTCGCGAAAAGAGGGATCTATGGATCGACTGGCGAGCAGTCTCGACAGGAGTGAAACGGGCTCGGAAGGGGCAGAACGCCCCGTGATGGTGCTTGGTGAAGGCGAGGAACATCTCGTCACTGCCGGCGCCCGGCATCTGGCCATTCCTGACGAGTTATTCAGGCTGAATGAACTGGATGTCCTCTACGAGGATTCCCGGCAGACCCTGTGGACCTATATGCGGCCTGCAGGCAGGCCGAGCTTCTCTCCCGCAATGCTGGGCGATTTCGTCAATTGGCAGCGGCTGATTGGCGACAATTTCGGGCCGGGCAAGGTGCCGTTGCGCTATCTGGTGCTGGCCAGCCGATCTCCGGGTGTGTTCTGCTTCGGCGGCGATCTTGAGCTGTTTCAGCGCCTGATCCGCGAGCGCGATCGCGCCAGCCTTGCGCAATATGGCTACAAATGCGTGGAAATCCTCCAGCGCAACACGCAATGCCTTGATCTGCCGATGCTCACCATCGGACTGGTCGAAGGCGCTGCGCTAGGCGGCGGGTTTGAGGCGCTGCTTTCCTTCGACTATATCATTGCCGAACGTGGCGCGACCTTCGGGTTGCCGGAAGTGATGTTCGGCCTGTTCCCCGGCATGGGCGCGCATGCCTATCTGTCGCGTAAGCTAGGCACGGCAATGGCCGACCGCCTGATTGTGTCGAACGAGACCTATACGGCGGAGCAGATGTACGACCTCGGCATCGTCCACAAGCTGGCCGAGCCGGGCGAAGGCCTTAATGCCTGTCGTGAGTTCATCGACAAGTCGGAAAGGCGCCATGGCGGGCTGGTCAATGCTCGTAGGGCGATGAAAGTGGCGCAGCCAATCCGGCTTGAGGAAATGAAGCGGATCGTCGACCTGTGGGCCGATGCGGCGCTGCAATTGCGTGAGCAAGACCTCAAGGTGATGAGCCGCCTGGCTTCGGCGCAGACGCGACTGGCCCGCGTAGCCTGATCTTTTTGAATGCGTAGAAGGGCTGGATTGGCTGTGGCCAGTCCGGCCCTTTTGCTGTGCAGGTGCAGCGTACCAGCGCCGAAGTGGCTCTCTTCAGGCTTCTACTCGCCTGCGCCGTGGCCTTTGGCCAAATAGTCGGCGCTTTGCATTTCCATCAGGCGGCTGATGGTCCGATCGAATTCGAAACGTCCGTCACCAGCGGCATATAGAGCTTCTGGTTCGGCCGCAGCGGCGGCCAGCAGGATGACGTTATGCTCGTAAAGAGCATCGATCAGCGTAACGAAACGCGCGGCCTCGTTGCGTTGATCCGGCCCCATCACCGGAACGCCGACAAGGATTACCGTGTGATATGTACGGGCAATGGCCAGATAGTCCGCCGCGCCGCGAGCCTCTCCGCACAGGCGCTTGAAGCTGAACACGGCCACGCCCTTCAGGCTCTTTGGGACGAATAAAGTGCGTCCGCCGCCCACGTCCAGTTCACCGCTGGGCACATGCGCAGCGTCTTCAGGGGCATAGTCGGTCAGGCGAAAGAACGCCTCGCGCACCTGCGCGGTCGCTTCGGCCCCAAGAGGGGTGTGCCAGGTAGCCATGCCGCCGAGGCGCTGAAGCCGATAGTCGACCGGGCCATTGAGCGCCAACACGTCCATTTCCTGTTCGATCAGCGCGATGAAAGGCAGGAAATGCTCCCGATTCAGCCCGTCCTTGTAGAGTTCCGAAGGCGCGCGATTGGAGGTTGTTACAACTGTTACACCCTCATCCATCATCAGCGCCCGGAACAGGCGGCTCATGATCATCGCGTCAGCGGAATTGTTAACCACCATCTCGTCGAACGCCAGCACACGCAGGCCTTGCGCAAGCCGTGCCGCTACAAGAGGGATCGGATCTCCGCTCTCGCTCTGGCGGACCTCGCGCATCAGGGCGTGAACTTCCAGCATGAAGGCGTGAAAGTGGACACGGCGCTTTTCGGGGATCGCCAGCGTTTGGTGAAACAGATCCATCAACATGGATTTGCCCCTTCCAACGCCGCCCCAAAGATAGGCGCCGCGCGGGTTTTTGGCCTTTCGCCTTAGCAGCTTGCCCAGCAGGCCGGGCTTCTCCTGCCCCAGTTCCAACTCGCGTTGAAGTGCGTCTAGCCTGGCAGCGGCTGCGCGTTGCTCTGCATCCGGGCGCAATTCGCCAGCGGTCAGCAGTGCCTCATAGCGAGCCAGCATTCCGGTCATCAGCGGGAATGGTTCTCGCGCGGTTGCATCGCTTCGAACTTGGGGAGATCGGGATCGAAACGGTCCCAGCTTGGCGCGTCCTTCAAGTAGATCACGCTTTGCGGATTCGCCGCGCTGGGATCATCGAGCGACCCGGCCTGAACCATGATGTGCTCGCCGGGCAGGTCGCCTGAAGTGTAGAGGCGCCCGGCGCAAGTGCCGCAGAAATGCCGCGTTACGCTGCCGCCGGTTTCGCCGACATTGGTGTAGGTTGCTGGCGTGCCTTGCAGTTCGAGCTGGCTCTTGTGAATGCCGACAATCGTTGTGTGGCCAGTGCCGGTCGCCTTCTGACAATCCTTGCAGCAGCATTGCGAAACGAACAGACTGGGGCCGGTCAACCTGTAGCGGATCGCACCGCACAGGCATCCGCCTTCCAGAACCTGGCCAGCTTCAACCATGGTGTCAGGCGTGCCTTTCGGCCTGCATCTTCTTGATTTCCGCGATCGCGCGGGCCGGGCTAAGCCCCTTGGGGCAGGCATTGGCGCAATTCATGATCGTGTGGCAGCGATAGAGGCGGAAGGGATCTTCCAGCTCGTCCAGTCGCTCACCGGTCATTTCGTCGCGGCTGTCGGCCAGCCAGCGATAGGCCTGCAGCAGGATCGCCGGGCCGAGGAATTTGTCCGAATTCCACCAGTAGCTGGGGCACGAGGTGGAGCAGCAGGCGCACAGAATGCACTCATACAGACCGTCCAGCTTCTCGCGCTGTTCCGGGCTTTGCAGACGCTCCTTGCCCGAAGGGGTGGGGCTGACGGTCTGCAGCCAGGGACGGATCGAGGCATACTGGGCGTAGAAATGAGTGAAATCGGGCACGAGATCCTTCACCACTTCCATATGCGGCAGCGGGGTGATGCGGATTTCGCCCGAACCGCAATCCTCGATCGCGGTGGTGCAGGCCAGGCCGTTCTTGCCATTGATGTTCATCGCGCAGGAACCGCAGATGCCTTCGCGGCAGGAACGACGGAAGGTCAGCGTGGGATCGACCTCATTCTTGATCTTGATGAGCGCGTCCAGCACCATCGGGCCGGTCTTCTCCAGATCCAGTTCGAACGTATCGAAGCGCGGATTTTCGCCGCTGTCCGGATCGTAGCGATAGACCTTGAACTTCTTCGGCGCGGCGGCGCCTGCTGCCGAATGGTCGCGGCTCTTGCCGGTGATCTTGCTGTTCGCGGGGAGAGTGAAGGTTGCCATCGGTGCGATCCTGCTGAGTCCCGTCCTCTCTAGCGATTGTGCGGCGCGGGGCAAGGCACCGGGACGTGAAAAAGACCATTGCGTCATCGCCTTCAGCCAGCCCATTACCTTGCACAAGAGAACTGGCGGCCGGCGCAACGACGCATGGCCCGAATGAGGGGATGATGGATGGGCCTTCGGCACTGGTATGAGGAGACGATTCTCCCCAAGATCATCAAATGCGCCTGCAACGACGAGCGTATTGAGGAGCTGCGCGCCCATGTGGTGCCACTGGCGCAAGGAAGCGTGTTCGAACTGGGCTGCGGGGGCGGCCTGAACCAGAAGCTCTATGATCCCAAACGCGTGACGGCCTTCGCCGCGATCGATCCTTCACCTGCCATGCTGGACGGCGCGCTGAAGGCTGCGCAGGAGAAGGGCTGGCCCGCCGACATCCGGCAGGGCCGAGGCGAGGCCATTCCGTTTGAAAACGAAACTTTCGACACGGTTGTGTGCACCTACACCATGTGTTCGGTCGACAATCAGGAACTGGTGCTGAAGGAAATGCGGCGTATCCTCAAGCCTGGCGGCAAACTGCTGTTCCTGGAGCATGGCCGGGCGCCGGAAGTGAAGGTCTATCGTCATCAGCGGATGATCGAGCCGGTCTGGAAGCGCATGATGGGCAATTGCCACCTGACCCGCGAAGTGGCTGGCGCCGTCAGTCGCGGCGGGTTCGAAGTGCAGGACATGTCAAACACCTACATGGACAAGATGCCTCGTTGGGCCGGGTTCATGGAGTGGGGCGTGGCCGTAAAGGCGGGAAATTGAGCGGACAGGAAGGCGAGGGCGCGCGATGGTTCAACTGACGAATGAAGAACGGGCCATGCTGGACGGCGATCAGGGGATTGCTGTCCAGCGAGCGATGGAACTGCTGGTCCGCTATGCCGAGGCGCTGGATGCGGATCGCTTCGTATACACAAACAACATCGCCGGCGTGCCTGGTTCCTCGCCGCAATGGGTGAAGGACTATTACGCAGCCGATGGCGGGGATTATCGCGCGGTTTTCTGCCGGTTCGATCTGGATGCCGATGACGTGTTCGACGTGCCCCGGATGAACGCCTTTTCCTGCCATCTGCAAGGCGGAATGGACCCGGTGCTGTGGCGCGAACAGGGGATGAGTGAAGAGGCCTTCGCCAATTTCGCCTCTGACGAGCGCGAGGTTGCGGCCCATGGCATTCAGGTTCTGAAGACTTGCACGCCCTATCTGGCTGGCAATGTGCCGGTGATGGGTGAGCACTGTGCCTGGATGGAATCTTCCGCCGTGGTGCTGTGCAACTCCGTGCTGGGTGGGCGGACCAATTGCGAAGGGCGGGAATCCACCAGCGCGGCCATGCTCGCGAAACGTGTGCCCAATTGGGGTTTTCACCGGGACGAGTTCCGCCGAGGGCACCATGCAGTGCAAGTGGATTATCCCGTGGACTCGATCTTCGAATGGGGGATGCTCGGCTATTTCACCGGCGATGCGGTGCAGGATGCCATCCCCGTTCTGGACGGACGGATCGAGCAGCCCAGTCTGATCCGCCACAAGCATTTCGGTGCGGCGGCGGCATCGTCCGGCGGGGTGGAGATGTACCACATGGTGGGCATCACGCCGGAGGCGTCGAGCAGGGAATCCGCATTCGGCGGGGCGGATTGTGGGGAGCGCTTCGTCTACGATGCAGCGGCCCGCAAACGGATTTACGAGACGCTCAACAGCGTCGGTTCGTGTGAGGATGTCGATTTCGTGATGCTGGGCTGTCCGCATTACTCCATCGAACAGATCGCCGAAGTGGCTGCGCTGCTGGAGGGCCGCCGCGTGCATGAGAACTCGGCGCTGTGGGTCTTCACCAGCCGGGCAGTGAAGGCCACTGCCGATGCCAATGGCTACACTAAAGCGCTCAGGGAAGCAGGGGCCTTGCTGATGACGGACACTTGTTCCTCAATCAGCCGGATCGCCCCGCCGGGGGCGAAGGTTGCTGCACTCGATAGCGCGAAGCAGGTACACTATCTGCCTGCAATGATGGGCTTGGAAGGCTGGTACGGCACCACCGCGCAATGCGTGGACGCGGCGTGTACCAGCAAGTGGCGGGGAGGGCTGGCATGAGCGAGGCAGAAGCAATCGAGCGGCCCGCGAAGGCCGGCGGCGAGCCTCGACTGGTACTCCATGGGCGCAAGGTTGTCGGCGGAGTGGTGGAGGGCGAGGCCATCGTCACTCATGACACGATCTCGGGCTGGGGCGGAATCGATTCCATGACCGGCACGATCATCGAAAGCCGCCACGAACTTGTCGGGCAGAGCTTTGCAGGCAAGGTGCTGATCTTTCCGGGTGCCAAGGGTTCTTCGGGCTGGTCTGGCGCGTTTCATACCACGCGGATTGCCGGAGTGGCCCCGCTGGCCATGGTATTCAACATCATGACCACCAAAGCGGCACTTGGCGCGGTAGTGATGCGCGTGCCGACCGTGACTGCACTGGATGGTGACCCGTGCGAACTGATCCGCACCGGCGACTGGGTGCGCGTCGACGGCGACGCCGGGACAGTTTCGGTCTGGTAGGGGCAGTAGCTGGCGGGCTTAGTCGACCAGCTCGCCAGCTTTCACGACTTTGGCAGGATGTTCCAGCACGGTGACATCCGTCAGCGGATCCCCGCTCACC from the Erythrobacter sp. SG61-1L genome contains:
- a CDS encoding class I SAM-dependent methyltransferase; this encodes MGLRHWYEETILPKIIKCACNDERIEELRAHVVPLAQGSVFELGCGGGLNQKLYDPKRVTAFAAIDPSPAMLDGALKAAQEKGWPADIRQGRGEAIPFENETFDTVVCTYTMCSVDNQELVLKEMRRILKPGGKLLFLEHGRAPEVKVYRHQRMIEPVWKRMMGNCHLTREVAGAVSRGGFEVQDMSNTYMDKMPRWAGFMEWGVAVKAGN
- the zapE gene encoding cell division protein ZapE — its product is MTGMLARYEALLTAGELRPDAEQRAAAARLDALQRELELGQEKPGLLGKLLRRKAKNPRGAYLWGGVGRGKSMLMDLFHQTLAIPEKRRVHFHAFMLEVHALMREVRQSESGDPIPLVAARLAQGLRVLAFDEMVVNNSADAMIMSRLFRALMMDEGVTVVTTSNRAPSELYKDGLNREHFLPFIALIEQEMDVLALNGPVDYRLQRLGGMATWHTPLGAEATAQVREAFFRLTDYAPEDAAHVPSGELDVGGGRTLFVPKSLKGVAVFSFKRLCGEARGAADYLAIARTYHTVILVGVPVMGPDQRNEAARFVTLIDALYEHNVILLAAAAAEPEALYAAGDGRFEFDRTISRLMEMQSADYLAKGHGAGE
- the xrtA gene encoding exosortase A, which translates into the protein MTQREAVMPGGMAGNLLAHLPEDWRLPLLRLAIAWVGLTAWFWHDWAEMADQWWNSSTYNHILLVPAIVGWLVWLRAKELVKLTPSSWWPGLIIVAGAMALWLLGAISGLNLVRQLGAVVAMQGAVVALIGPRATAGLVFPLAYMLFLVPFGDELVPALQMITAKLTIALVHLSGIPAEIEGVFIDTPIGLFEVAEACSGVKFLIAMVALGTLVAHICFERWGRRAAFLAVAIILPILANGVRAWGTIYIAQFQGIEFAKGFDHIFYGWVFFAIVMAILLAIGWRFFDRAPDDALIHADDIAASPLLGRLAAWRMNGWGALGAIAALSLLSGAWAARAEQLAAPVPPQVALPVVPGWTVVDYAPQVWWQPRASGADHRLLGRYRDSEGHEVDVFYAFYAAQDEGREAGAFGQGALVPDTDWRWLKPGPPIADAQADLLLAQGSVTRLAATFYRTGDLLTGSNSRLKLANMRDRLLVHAEPTMTLILSAEERPGHPAAESIAAFRRATGPTGEWMDGIAQLP
- a CDS encoding succinate dehydrogenase iron-sulfur subunit, whose protein sequence is MATFTLPANSKITGKSRDHSAAGAAAPKKFKVYRYDPDSGENPRFDTFELDLEKTGPMVLDALIKIKNEVDPTLTFRRSCREGICGSCAMNINGKNGLACTTAIEDCGSGEIRITPLPHMEVVKDLVPDFTHFYAQYASIRPWLQTVSPTPSGKERLQSPEQREKLDGLYECILCACCSTSCPSYWWNSDKFLGPAILLQAYRWLADSRDEMTGERLDELEDPFRLYRCHTIMNCANACPKGLSPARAIAEIKKMQAERHA
- a CDS encoding crotonase/enoyl-CoA hydratase family protein, with the translated sequence MDRLASSLDRSETGSEGAERPVMVLGEGEEHLVTAGARHLAIPDELFRLNELDVLYEDSRQTLWTYMRPAGRPSFSPAMLGDFVNWQRLIGDNFGPGKVPLRYLVLASRSPGVFCFGGDLELFQRLIRERDRASLAQYGYKCVEILQRNTQCLDLPMLTIGLVEGAALGGGFEALLSFDYIIAERGATFGLPEVMFGLFPGMGAHAYLSRKLGTAMADRLIVSNETYTAEQMYDLGIVHKLAEPGEGLNACREFIDKSERRHGGLVNARRAMKVAQPIRLEEMKRIVDLWADAALQLREQDLKVMSRLASAQTRLARVA
- a CDS encoding GFA family protein, producing MVEAGQVLEGGCLCGAIRYRLTGPSLFVSQCCCKDCQKATGTGHTTIVGIHKSQLELQGTPATYTNVGETGGSVTRHFCGTCAGRLYTSGDLPGEHIMVQAGSLDDPSAANPQSVIYLKDAPSWDRFDPDLPKFEAMQPRENHSR
- a CDS encoding TIGR03087 family PEP-CTERM/XrtA system glycosyltransferase, translated to MSGEILFLAHRMPFPPDRGDKIRSHHVLKALAELAPVHVATFADTAADWDHEGELAQVAASHCLVKRRKPLALAGVQALLRGEPVSLTAFNSARLARYVDDILRNRPISAIYVFSGQMGQYVPVEFDGRLVVDLVDVDSAKFDAYAQGRHGPRAWIDAREGRLLRAEEERLAHLAAATLLVSEAEAELLTSRLSAPGPANVRALGNGIDTRFFNPAATLPALSMKEEPGPHLVFTGQMDYAPNVEAALRAKSHILPELQRDWPQAQLHIVGRAPVPELLALDGTGGVRIWGEVPDVRPFLAGADIALVALSIARGVQNKVLEAMAMARPVVLTPGAATGIGGQDNVHFAIGESDQALVARIKGLLASPPAARAMGAAARQFVIEQRGWKAMLADLPAIMGMPQPGEARRDAA
- a CDS encoding aconitase X catalytic domain-containing protein, coding for MVQLTNEERAMLDGDQGIAVQRAMELLVRYAEALDADRFVYTNNIAGVPGSSPQWVKDYYAADGGDYRAVFCRFDLDADDVFDVPRMNAFSCHLQGGMDPVLWREQGMSEEAFANFASDEREVAAHGIQVLKTCTPYLAGNVPVMGEHCAWMESSAVVLCNSVLGGRTNCEGRESTSAAMLAKRVPNWGFHRDEFRRGHHAVQVDYPVDSIFEWGMLGYFTGDAVQDAIPVLDGRIEQPSLIRHKHFGAAAASSGGVEMYHMVGITPEASSRESAFGGADCGERFVYDAAARKRIYETLNSVGSCEDVDFVMLGCPHYSIEQIAEVAALLEGRRVHENSALWVFTSRAVKATADANGYTKALREAGALLMTDTCSSISRIAPPGAKVAALDSAKQVHYLPAMMGLEGWYGTTAQCVDAACTSKWRGGLA
- a CDS encoding FemAB family XrtA/PEP-CTERM system-associated protein: MNAPFVHSDETVRCADLRQPDEAARIEGFVAEMGGTIFHRPAWLSAVEQGTGQQALGIVAEKGGALTGWLPLTRVCSPIFGRALVSSGFAVGGGALALREGTAHAMAHAAEELALRNSCTTIELRGGALPADWDIRTDSHCGFECDLAGDDEAQLLAIPRKQRAEVRKGLDADLTVHVGTGAEDRAAHYAVYAESVRNLGTPVFPRSLFEAMLDGLDADILTIRHQGAPVASVLSFYHGGAVLPYWGGGTFGARSLRANDRMYFELMLHARRRGCTRFDFGRSKTNSGAWHFKKNWGFDPQPLAYASWTAPGAEKRDVDPTSARHAARIALWRRLPLAVANRLGPVIARGLG
- a CDS encoding XrtA/PEP-CTERM system amidotransferase, whose product is MCGIAGIFHCQTPKPVDPVRVERMCEALAHRGPDGSGVWTAPGVGLGHRRLSIIDLAGSPQPMQSGDGGAVIVFNGEIYNFRELRRELEAGGAEFRTHGDTEVILAAWRKWGVDCLEHLHGMFAFALYDLADRTLFLARDRLGVKPIFMAQLSDGSLAFASELKGLLAHPMLRREADPLAIEDYLTWGYVPDHRSILKGVEKLPAGHYRLLRHDASPAAPVKWWDVSFAERRRSSDADLGAELLHHLREAVTSRMVSDVPLGAFLSGGVDSSSVVALMAEASREPVRTCSIGFDVASEDETSYASEVARLFATDHRSRTVAADDFAELDRLASMFDEPFADASALPTWRVCQLAREHVTVALSGDGADEAFAGYRRQIFQSHEERVRSVLPAALRGPVFGTLGALYPKADWAPRMLRAKATFQALSVNGEEAYAAALAVNRPELRTLLYSDDLRGKLAGYRAERPFVDMMRAAPARSGLDRAQYADLKFWLPGDILTKVDRTSMAVSLEAREPLLDHRLIEFAATLPERMRVRGKQGKWLMKQTMRRYLPDSILFRPKQGFVTPIAQWLRGPLASEARGIATSAMIARTGWFDGARIGRIAEDHIAGRADHSRLLWQLLMLDRSLNGLGISG